The DNA region TCCCCGTCGACGTAGGGCAAATTGAGCATGGCGTGGTCGGGCTCGGCCGACAGTTCCGCCTGGTTGAGGAAGTGGTACGGCGTGCTCGACGCCGACTCGAACAGCAGTCCCTCCATCGAGTCGATGCAGTCGTTGGTCCAGTACGGCAGCAGCATGAGCGCCATCGGGGTGCCCAGCTGGTTCTCCTCGTCGTAGCCGTACTCCCACATGGCCCGGCCGCAGCCGTACTGCTTGCCGACCTGGCCCATCTTGTGCACCAGGTCGTAGTACTGGGGGTAGGCGGCCTTGCGCTCGTAGCCCTCGTAGTTCCACGAGACCCACGACGGCACGAAGCTCTTGGTCGGGTGGACGGGGAACCAGGACGGCAGGTCCACCAGAGGCACCCAGGCGAACCCGATGGCGGCGGTGGCCGCGGCCAGCGGCACCACCACGCCCCCCTCGACGTGGCGCAGCACGGTCAGCCGGGCGGCGGCCATGGCCAGGAGCCGGCCGCCCTCGGCCACCGCCACCCCGGCCAGGAGGTAGAGGCACAGCACCCAGAACGGGAGCATCCTGGCGTTCCAGATCTTGGTCTGCGGGACGAAGAAGAAGCCGGCCGCCGACAGGACCGCCATCACGGCGAGGAAGATCCCGACCCGCCGCCGGAGGGCTATCGACAGGGCGGCGCCCACCACCGCCATCCCGAACACCCACCAGTTCCCGTGCGGGAACAGGCCCTGGTTCCCGAAGTAGGCGGTGACCTTCTGCCAGCCCATGTCGGTGGTGTAGGAGAGGCGCAGGAGGAACGGGATCCACCAGAAGCCGGCCAGCAGCCCCCCCACGACCAGCACCGGAACGGCAAAGCGGATCTGGCGCCACCCCCAGTGCATGACCAGCAGGGCCCCCGCCCCGGCCAGCACGAACAGGGTCGGCAGGAGGTGGCACAGCCCGGTCGCGGCCAGGAGGAAGGCGGCCAGGCCCGCCCCCCGGCCGGTGCGCAGCCCCCGGGCCAGCACGCCGAGGAAGACGATCCCCACGGCGAGGGAGAGCGAGAAGGCGTACTCCCCCGCCAGGGTGGAGGCGATGTTGCCGCCGTAGATGGTGAAGCTGCGGTCGAACAGGTAGGGCACCGTGGCCGCCGCCAGGCACAGCGGGCCCGCCCCCTTCATCCCCCACAGCCGCCCGAAGGCCCAGGCCGCCAACGGCAGGGCGAAGATCCCCGCCACCGTCACCAGCTTGAAGGCGACGTCGTAGGGCAGCGCCACGTTCAGTAGGACCGTGAGCAGGCTGGGCAGGGGGAAGTAGAAGGTGAAGACCGGGAAGCCCCCGTACCACTGCGGGTCCCAGCCGGTGAGCCGGCCGTGGGTGAGGAGGTGGTCCCGCATGTAGGCGGGCAGGGCCACGTGGGCGCCGGTGTCCCCGCCCGACGTGAGGGTGTTGAGGAAGATCAGGGACGGGACGTGCAGCTGCCAGAAGAGGAAGGCCACGATCCCGCCGAGGACGGCCACGGTGACGGCCGTGGTCGGGGACGGGCGCCGCATCGGACCCTTATGTTGCCCCAGCCCCGGACCCGGGGGCAGTCAGCCCGAGGTCAGGCCGGGGGGGCGAGGGGGCTGCGGCGGCGGCGGCGGCCGCTTCGCCCGGCGAGGGTGAGGACGTTCTCCAGGCTCATGCGGTTGCCCGACGCGTCGTCCCACCAGCGCGAGTCGCAGCGCGAGCAACTGTGGAGAACCATGCTCTCCGAGCCGAGCGCGACGCTGATCTTCACGATCTGGCCGGCATTGCACACCGGGCAGGACACATCCGCCTCCTCCGCTATCCCCTTTGGTTGTCGGTTGGGCGGACTCGGGGGTTTAGCTGCGTTTGATCACCTCTGCGACAGGATCGAGTAGACGGCGACGGCGTTGAAGGCGGCGTGGGCGCAGATCGAGGGCCCCAGGCGCCGGGTGCGCACGGCCAGGGTGCCGAGGACCACCCCGAAGAGCACCAGCACCGGCAGCTGGAGGGGCTCGAAGTGGGCCAGCCCGAAGGCCACGGCCGACACCGCCACCGCCCCCGGCGCCCCGATCCGGGGCTGGAGGGCCCGGAGCAGTAGGCCCCGGAAGAACAGCTCCTCGGCCACCGGCGCCCCGACGATCACCACCGCCACCAGCAGGGCCACGCCCGCCCCGTGGGCCAGGCCGGTGAGGTGCTGGGCGGGCTGGCCGACCTCGTGGATCAGCCGGCGGTTGGACTGGAACGGCAGGTAGACGACGTAGTCGAGGACGTACTGCGACGCCACCCCCGCCACCGCCCCGATGACCGGGTCGGGCAGGCCGAAGCGGAGCCCGAAGTCGGCCACCGGGCTTCCCGCCCCGGACAGGCGGCTGACCCACAGGGGGGCCCCGGCCAGCCCGACCCACAGCCCGACGGTGCCCGCCACGAGGAAGCCCAGGCTGTCGGTGCGGTTCCCGTGGGCGCCGGCCCAGGCGCTGGAGGCCAGGACCGAGACGAACAGGCCGACCAGGTAGCCGCCCACCGCCCCGGACAGCCATCCGGCGCGGGAGGCCTCGTTCAAGGGGTGGGGCTCATCTGGTCCGGCTCGAACTGGCCCGGCTCAGCCGGTCGCGCCGAGCGGCTCCCAGCGCCGGTCGTCGACGAGAGACCAGCCGTCCGGGACCCGCAGGCGGTCGGCGTGGGCCGCGCACAGCGGCCACGCGCCCGGGACCATCGGGCCCGGCCCCAGGTCATCGAGCCAGACCGTGCGCTCCGCGTACTCGTAATGGAGGCTGGCCCCGGCGGCGGCCGCACACATGGGCCGTATGCACAACCGGGGAGGATCCATGCGATGACCATATCGACCCGGAAGGGCCAACCGGGGGACACGGGTCACCTAGCATTGCCGCAATGAGCCGTCAGCCCCTGGAGCCGAAGCCGGGGCGAGACAACGACCGTCCCGGCCTCGGAGTCAGCAGCCCGGACCAGAACTGGCGCTGGCTGGTGTTGGTCCTGCTCCTCCTGGTCGTCGCCGCCATCGTGCTCCCGCCCCTGTTCTCCAAGGCGGCCCGGACCCAGCTCAGCTACACCGAGTTCCTGAAGGACGTGAGCTCCCATCAGGTGACCTCGGCCGACGTCTCCAACGACACCGGCGTGATCACCGGTCAGCTGGGGGACGGCACCCAGTACGTCGTCGACGGCCCCCAGCCGGTGATCTCCGCCGACGTGGCCCAGATGCGCAGCGACGGGGTGAAGCTGAGCTTCCACACCCAGGGCTCGAACATCCTGGCCACGATCCTGTCCTACTCCCTGCCGTTCATCCTGATCATCGGCCTGCTGGTGTGGATGAACCGGCGGGCCCAGGGCCAGATGACCGGGATCATGTCGATCGGGCGCTCGCGCGCCAAGCTCTACAGCACCGAGCGCCCCCGCACCACCTTCGGTGACGTGGCCGGCTACAACGCCGTCAAACAGGAGATCCGGGAGGTCGTCGACTTCCTGAAGAGCCCGGGGCGCTTCACCGACATCGGCGCCCGCATCCCGAAGGGCGTGCTGCTGGTCGGGCCGCCGGGGACCGGCAAGACCCTGCTGGCCCGGGCGGTCGCCGGGGAGGCCGGGGTGCCGTTCATGTCGGTGTCCGGCTCCGACTTCATGGAGATGTTCGTGGGCGTCGGCGCCAGCCGGGTGCGGGACCTGTTCCAGACGGCGCGCAAGCA from Acidimicrobiales bacterium includes:
- a CDS encoding CPBP family intramembrane glutamic endopeptidase, which encodes MNEASRAGWLSGAVGGYLVGLFVSVLASSAWAGAHGNRTDSLGFLVAGTVGLWVGLAGAPLWVSRLSGAGSPVADFGLRFGLPDPVIGAVAGVASQYVLDYVVYLPFQSNRRLIHEVGQPAQHLTGLAHGAGVALLVAVVIVGAPVAEELFFRGLLLRALQPRIGAPGAVAVSAVAFGLAHFEPLQLPVLVLFGVVLGTLAVRTRRLGPSICAHAAFNAVAVYSILSQR
- a CDS encoding 6-pyruvoyl-tetrahydropterin synthase-related protein, with amino-acid sequence MRRPSPTTAVTVAVLGGIVAFLFWQLHVPSLIFLNTLTSGGDTGAHVALPAYMRDHLLTHGRLTGWDPQWYGGFPVFTFYFPLPSLLTVLLNVALPYDVAFKLVTVAGIFALPLAAWAFGRLWGMKGAGPLCLAAATVPYLFDRSFTIYGGNIASTLAGEYAFSLSLAVGIVFLGVLARGLRTGRGAGLAAFLLAATGLCHLLPTLFVLAGAGALLVMHWGWRQIRFAVPVLVVGGLLAGFWWIPFLLRLSYTTDMGWQKVTAYFGNQGLFPHGNWWVFGMAVVGAALSIALRRRVGIFLAVMAVLSAAGFFFVPQTKIWNARMLPFWVLCLYLLAGVAVAEGGRLLAMAAARLTVLRHVEGGVVVPLAAATAAIGFAWVPLVDLPSWFPVHPTKSFVPSWVSWNYEGYERKAAYPQYYDLVHKMGQVGKQYGCGRAMWEYGYDEENQLGTPMALMLLPYWTNDCIDSMEGLLFESASSTPYHFLNQAELSAEPDHAMLNLPYVDGDVTTGISHLQMLGVRYYMAFSPTMQAAAARNPALRLVATSGPWPAPPGSTTVTQPVTWDIYEISGAGMVAPLQYEPAVVTGSVTKAKAWLDLSVPWYQDPKRWAVPLAASGPASWPRVPAGAANPPRVPVAPVRPSHVTVTDDRISFDVDKVGSPVVVRTSYFPNWQASGADGPWRITPNLMVVVPTSHHVTLHYGWTPVDWLGAFATLAGVAGLVALVRFRPGAPPGVPEPEDVLATAEEAEEGGEGPAAEAEEPVPVLG
- a CDS encoding DUF3499 family protein gives rise to the protein MDPPRLCIRPMCAAAAGASLHYEYAERTVWLDDLGPGPMVPGAWPLCAAHADRLRVPDGWSLVDDRRWEPLGATG